The window AATATactcaataaattatatttgtctaAATACTTTGAATCTCAATATCAGACACGCGGACCTTTTAAGCGTGTTGAGATACGAATACCAGAGATGTctgtatttgttaaataaaaattgcgaGGAGTTGGGTGATACCTACCACATTCAGATGATATGTGCCTATCTTAACAAGGcccaaactgaaaattatttgggAATaaccatataaaaaaattggttgtttgtaaagtcggtttacggacgatagtttaacgtgacgtcataacaaaaaatggatgaaatgattgcataattttatgaataaaattgaatcatttttattgaattatcactattttgtatggatacaaagaaggagtgaaatgaaatctacaatttaattgataaatttacttttatttgcactcattaattcaaatatgtttattactttaacgaagagattattttaactataactttaatacatgtttgctatttaacttcttccaatctgtgttattctgttaaggataggacatgataggaaaaataggaaacgaatgggagtgtttcaagtttcaagtgcctcgaaaaagtcaaatcgatggttgttccaatccagtggaagagagagagagagatgtggcgcaaacgtacaatgagcgtaacgggacacagcgtaacgggacaatgtgcgttacgggacactttcgtgcgtgaagccggcgttcatcgatttattagactttgccACGTCAAAAAGaggtttggtcattaaaaaaaattaattagtaagaaaatgtttgtattgacagtttaattcactacatatctacttcatattttcacataatcgccattaAGTTCCAAAAACTTTACGTAACGCTGCGCCAGTTTCTtaaacccctctgcatagaagttcgccgcctgggaatgtaACGGACGCCTTGGCTCCAGGCATCATGGGCTTTGAATGAGCATTGCGTGTAGCGtaagtacaggcgcttagtaaacatctccggaaaacgcTTAAGCTATCTACGTTCTCGAGTCGTTAAATGATGGCTAACGTTTTTTGGGACGAAAAGTgcttcattttggttgatttaatcaGACGTGATTCAACAATTATTATAGCAAacctttaaaaatgaaatttccaGGAGGCGAACTTctgtgcagaggggttaaagaaaatTGCGCAGTGTTGCGAAAGGTGTTTGAAACTGAATGGATAGtatgtgaaaatgtaaagtatGTCCGTAGTgaacaaaaaatttcaataaaaagttttctcacgagttttttttttttgcaaatgaccATATagagcttactttacgaatatccctcgTAATAAGTAATACTGAATATCAATCATGCAGTCCAAACTAAACTCTAGCAAAGCAGACTCTCTCGAAAAAGAATTTCTTCTCCATTTCATAATGCAAACAAATAGCCAAATAAACAAGCATTCAAATAACTCCTGCTAGAGCGCTGACCGCATCGGGTCGAGAAACTTTAGATGAGGTTTATAACAGTTGTAGTTACACCGGATACTTCTGTAATGGATATttagtttagatattttttttaatttgaaagaatTATGTTTTTACAGTAAGGCAACTTCGCCTCACATTACATAAAAACGAAAGTTACTTTGAAATCTTGATATTttcacaatgtaaaaaaaaaaatctcgctaGTCTTTTTGTGTggtgaaataaaaagatttaaaaaaaaacagaagaaacCTTTTAGCTTCCatctcccataatatgaataatatcacatccgtttgaatgtattatagctcgtaggagtaataccaaaaacgtaTTTCTAAATACATTGTTGatacaaccaaccaaccaacttGCAAGACGTGGAAAAAACAAGAggcgaagaataaaaaaaaaatcataactcctttcGTAAGCACACCATCCAATCCAtaataattgtttgtaaaccttataatatttatttaaaacctttgtctggaacaatatttttaagacgaaccattgctgcagggGGTGAAAAAACAgggatagaataaaaaaaatctcaatttcCATATTATATATGCTAGTAAgcccgttcttatttattgtagaACCTGAAAATACAATCTACAACTTGAGTCAGAAAACATCTTTAACcgaccaaccattactacaaAGAGGGagaaaacaagggttgaaggacaatatattcataactcccttagtaagcacatcATCATATCCattcatatttttgtttaaaattttctaaacattatgTAAAATGTTGTCTACAAGAAACAAAATGTTTTGATGTTCAGATGGGAAAGGAATGTGAGGTCGCTATCATTTTGACTGTATTTATTATCAAGGCAAAATTTCCCCTCACCTAAACGTTTTTTTTGTTACCTCCGTGTGCGTAGGTACGTGGCTTAATGCAGGGGATTGTTGATATCTTGTGCTGCAGGTATTCTTCACCGTCGCAGCCGCTCTGCTCATCGCCGAAGCTGCTCATGGAACACAACACCGTCATGACAACGGCAGTGCTAAGCCCAATGCAAGTACTACTAATACGGACGGTTCGAGCACTGGAAGACCAAGAAATGGCTTCGGCAGTGCTGGAGGCTACGGCCATGCCATAGGCTATGGCAAAGGAGGCGTGGAACGACACAGCATCGCACGTACTGGAAACAAAGGAGTAACTGAAGGCTATAGAATTTGTAATAGGCATAGTGGTGAATCTAGTTGGGGTACTGGTGGTAAAGCTGGTGGGGATACTGATGGAAAAACTGTTGAGGGTACTGGTGATGGAGCTGGTAAGGATACTGTTGTAACTGGTGGGGGTAATGGTGGTGGATCTAATTGGGCTAGTGTAGCTGGTGGGGGTACTAGTGATGGATATAGTATGGGTACTGGTAGTGGAGCTGGTGGGGATGGTGGAATAGGTGGGGGTACTGGTGGTGGATCTAGTATGGGTACTGGTAGTAGAGCTGGTGGGGGTACTGGTGGTGGAACTGGTGGGGGCACTGGTGGTGGTACCGGTGGTGGGGCTGGTGGAGGTCTAGGTGGTGGGCTTGGTGAGCATATAGGAATAAGAATTGGTGGGGGTCTGGTTGGTGGAATAGGTAGGGGTACTAGTGGTGGATCAAGTATGGGTACTGGTAGTGGAGCTGGTGGGGGTACTGGTGGTGGAACTGGTGGGGGTACTGGTGGTGGAACTGGTAGGGGTACTGGTAGTGGAGCTGGTGGGGGTACTGGTGGTGGAACTGGTGGGGGTACTGGTAGTGGTACCGGTGGTGGGGTTGGAGGGGGTCTAGGTGGTGGGATTGGTGAGCGTATAGAAGTAAGAATTGGTGGGGGTCTGGTTGGTGGAATAGGTAGGGGTACTAGTGGTGGATCAAGTATGGGTACTGGTAGTGGAGCTGGTGGGGGTACTGGTGGTGGAACTGGTGGGGGTACTGGTAGTGGTACCGGAGGTGGGGCTGGTGGGGGTCTAGGTGGTGGGGTTGGTGGGGGTCTAGGTGGTGGGATTGGTGAGCGTATAGGAGTAAGAATTGATGGGGGTCTGGATGGTGGAATTGGTGGGGGTCTGGATGGTGGAATTGGTGGGGGTACAAGTGGTGGATCTAGTATGGGTACTGGTAGTGTAGCTGGTGGGGGTACTGGTGGTGGATATGGTTTGATTACTGGTGTTGGATATGGTTGGGGTACTGGTGTTGGATCTGGTTTGGGTACTAGTGATAGATCTGTTGGGGGTACTGGTGGTGGTACCGGTGGTGGGGCTGGTGGGGGTATAGGTGGTGGGCTTGGTGGGGGTATAGGTGGTGGGCTTGGTGAGCATCTAGGAGGCAGAATTGGTGGGAGTCTTGTTGGTGGAATAGGTAGTGGTGGATCTAGTATGGGTACTGGTAGTGGAGCTGGTGGTGTTACAGATGGTGGAACTGGTGGGGGTACTGGTGGTGGAACTGGTAGGGGTGCTAGTGGTGGATCTAGTATTGGTACTGGTAGTGGAGCTGATGGGGGTACTGGTGGTGGATTTGGTGGGGGTACTGGTAGTGGACATGGTTGGGGTACTGGTGGTGGAGCTGGTTGGGGTACTGGTGGTGGATATGGTTTGATTACTGGTGTTGGATATGGTTGGGGTACTGGTGTTGGATCTGATTGGGGTACTAGTGTGGGTACTAGTGATAGATCTGTTGGGGGTACTGGTAGTGGTACCGGTGGTGGGGCTGGTGGGGGTCTAGGTGATGGGCTTGGTGAGCGTCTAGGAGGCAGAATTGGTGGGGTTTTAGGTGGTGAAGCTGGTGGATGTTTAAGTGGTGTTGATGGTGCTAGAAGTGGTGGGGTTATGGTTGGGGGAGGCAGTGGTGGCGTCGATGGGGGAGTCATTGGGGGTTGTGGTGGTAGTAGCGGGGTGGTTTTTTGTGGAGGTGATTGGGGTCTTAATACTGGACGTTTTGATGTTATTGACAGTGGATGCGGTGGTGGCGTTGGTGGTGGAGGCGGCGGAGGCTTTGGTGGCATATTTGGAGGTGTTGGGGGTATCGGTGGTGAAGGTGGAGGCGAACTTTGTGTTGGAGGTGGTATAGTTGGTGGGTGTTCATGTGGTAAAGATTGTGGAGGTGTTGTTTGTGGAGGGGTAATTAGTGGCTCCGATGGTCTTGATGGCTATGCAGGGTATATCGGAAGTTTTAATGATGTTGGTGACTATAGTGCACTTGGAGGCTACGGAGATATGGGAATATACAGAGGTGCTGGAGTCTCTGGGGATCTTGGAGACACTGGAAGTTTTGATTACTATGGGATTGTTAGAGATTATAGTGGTTTAGGAGGCTATGAAGGTCTTGGTAATGTTGGTGGTGTTCGAGAATACGGAGGTGTTAATGGCTACGGAAGTGTTGGATATGCTGGGAATTTTGGAGGCTATGGTGGTTTTGGAAGATACGGATGTGTtggaggttaaaacagcattggaTGCTATGGAGAAGTTATTGACTAAGTGGGTGTTGGAAGCTACAGAACTGCTTGTGGCTACTGAGGATGTAACATATATAAATGGTTGTGATAAGACATTTTATTACCACACATgcattataattacattttatgagGTCAGTGTTTTTTAACATAGAATTTTTACTATGGTTTAAAACTTTTatgatttgttttattatttttctgtgatatataattatataatttaccaACATTTGTTAGTTGTTTGTATCTTATAAATGTCAGGTTAAGCATGCCCTTTTTTATATAACACTgtagaaaaaaaatgtcaaattaataatactgaataatagttaataaatgttttgtttaattttgtttgacGGTTAATAATGCAAACTATTAAAATGTTGATTAAATAACTAACTCTAATTACTAAAGAAAGAACTTtcaatcttatatataaaaatgaatgtttgtgtgtgtatctttgtgtgttcgtcttctatgcTATGGCGCACCATTCATCAGATTGAGTTCAAACATTGCACACTTGACTTCCGAAACACGGGGAAGGCCACTATCTAGGTGAGGTTGAGATAGAACCattccttaaagcagaattttttattattattgatcaAATTTCGCCATTGCATGGATAACTCAACGTTCATCAAGTCTGTACGAAATTTTGCACGCTTAATTTttgaaaccatggaggtattagtctatggagtggttgtctgttctgaagttgaagtcaaccgATTGGTAATTgggtagcaaaacaaatcgtagctgtataaatgTTAATATGCTATTGCCGTATGGCATAGAGAGGAAAAAGGAAGAATCAAGCAAACCGTTGGAGTGTAATGAGCGATACTGTGAAGAGTATCGGGCCCGTCCAAGGCAACATTCGGCCCGGCTCGGGCAGCTGGCcgaacgacatggggcatctgcgacgcagaagaGTCACCGGGTGACGAGAGAAGCTACATCTGCGAAAGAGGGATATCTGGTGACGCTGTACAGCcagcgatggaggaaaggcaggtggcctaaacttcgagtagcacgGGACACACAGGAGGAGATGTGTTACCTGT of the Bacillus rossius redtenbacheri isolate Brsri chromosome 10, Brsri_v3, whole genome shotgun sequence genome contains:
- the LOC134536328 gene encoding mucin-5AC-like; the encoded protein is MSFGQLPEPGRMLPWTGPILFTFASTFTTDTPNTSKYATKASAASTTNATTASTVNNIKTSNTSTPTISNTSNQTISTTSTPTSSTTSTPTMSTTSTPTKSTTSTPISSTTSTNTRSTTSTPTSSTTSTPTSSTICNTTSSTTSTHTRSTTTYSTNKTPTNSAS